In the Chloroflexota bacterium genome, one interval contains:
- the larE gene encoding ATP-dependent sacrificial sulfur transferase LarE — protein MDVEQKYARLRLLLSEMGSVVVAYSGGVDSTLLAVAAKEALGERYLAVTALSETYPQREAKEAAEMARMFSFRHRYVTSEELEIPQFKNNPINRCYFCKKELFSKLWAIAREEGYAQVMDGSNVDDDHDFRPGRQAAQELGVRSPLAEVGLGKAEIRQLSQKMGLPTWNKPSFACLSSRFPYGEEITRAKLSQVGAAEELLRDLGFSQVRVRHHQTIARVELLPAEFERLLNPEIRLKIVEGLKSLGYTYVVLDLEGYRTGSMNEPLKG, from the coding sequence ATGGACGTTGAACAGAAATACGCCCGACTTCGTCTGCTTCTCAGCGAAATGGGCAGCGTTGTGGTCGCCTATTCAGGCGGCGTGGATAGCACTTTGCTAGCTGTGGCTGCGAAGGAGGCGCTGGGGGAGCGCTACTTGGCCGTTACGGCCCTTTCGGAGACCTATCCTCAGCGAGAGGCCAAGGAGGCGGCTGAAATGGCTAGGATGTTCAGTTTTCGTCACCGCTACGTCACCTCTGAGGAGCTGGAGATACCGCAGTTTAAGAATAACCCCATCAACCGCTGCTATTTTTGTAAAAAAGAGCTCTTCTCTAAGCTCTGGGCCATTGCCAGAGAAGAAGGGTATGCTCAGGTCATGGATGGGTCGAACGTGGATGACGATCACGATTTTCGTCCTGGAAGACAGGCTGCCCAGGAGCTGGGTGTGCGCAGTCCACTAGCGGAGGTCGGTTTGGGCAAGGCAGAGATCAGGCAACTTTCACAAAAGATGGGCTTGCCCACCTGGAATAAACCCTCCTTCGCCTGCCTCTCCTCCCGCTTTCCCTATGGCGAGGAGATCACCAGGGCAAAGCTGTCCCAGGTGGGGGCAGCGGAGGAGTTGTTGCGCGATCTCGGTTTTTCCCAAGTCAGGGTGAGGCACCACCAGACTATAGCACGTGTAGAACTGCTACCCGCCGAGTTTGAGCGTCTCCTCAACCCGGAGATCCGCCTCAAAATTGTGGAGGGGTTGAAGTCTCTCGGTTATACCTATGTGGTGCTTGACCTGGAGGGTTACCGCACCGGCAGCATGAATGAGCCCCTGAAGGGGTAA
- a CDS encoding radical SAM protein, with translation MSVTLNTRREGLYSRLKQATAESIVSQALNLLSHASEKNYRQLALTFDRIADGHQQKMIAEWLKGYLAEDRPGATFLSRILKNVHPNVRKKFLAKMIVGLFFRRDDPDIARFKTEYGIQRLTVIVFSPTMRCNLKCTGCYAGNYTKADDLPPEVMERVINEAKALGVRFFVISGGEPFIYEPLLDLFEKHNDVAFQVYTNGTLIDEQLADRLLALGNVSPAISIEGFKDLTDMRRGEGIYELVLRAMDNLRERGVIFSFSATATAHNIEVITSDEFIDLMIGKGATYGWYFSYIPIGRSPDLNYMPTPAQRNQLRAAVNRIRTTKPIMVADFWNDGALTGGCISAGRCYLHINNRGDIEPCVFCHFATHNIKETTLMEALASPFFVGLRSLQPFNHNHLRPCPLIDNPKAMRFAVQKWGAYPTHPGAESLVRELSDGLDKYSAGLERVYNPVWHEKYNWAEDWLDPDLKDKSKGFREELIAPTDVAAS, from the coding sequence ATGAGCGTCACTTTAAACACACGACGAGAAGGACTTTACAGCCGCCTAAAACAAGCCACAGCTGAAAGCATTGTCAGCCAGGCTCTTAATCTTTTGTCCCACGCGTCAGAAAAGAACTATCGGCAGCTGGCCCTCACCTTCGACCGGATCGCCGATGGGCACCAACAGAAGATGATCGCCGAGTGGTTGAAGGGGTATTTAGCAGAGGATAGACCGGGCGCAACCTTCTTGAGCCGCATCCTAAAGAACGTACACCCTAACGTGCGCAAAAAGTTCTTGGCCAAGATGATCGTTGGGCTCTTCTTCCGGCGGGATGATCCAGATATAGCCCGCTTCAAGACCGAATATGGCATCCAGCGCCTTACGGTGATCGTCTTCTCGCCAACGATGCGCTGCAACCTGAAGTGCACTGGCTGCTATGCCGGTAATTATACGAAGGCGGACGATTTACCCCCTGAGGTGATGGAGCGGGTAATCAACGAGGCCAAGGCTCTGGGGGTTCGCTTCTTTGTGATCTCCGGGGGGGAACCATTCATATACGAGCCTTTATTGGACCTCTTTGAGAAGCACAACGATGTCGCTTTCCAGGTGTACACCAATGGAACGCTGATTGACGAGCAGTTGGCCGACAGATTGCTCGCTCTGGGCAACGTCTCACCGGCCATCAGCATCGAGGGTTTCAAGGATTTGACCGATATGCGACGCGGGGAAGGGATCTACGAGCTGGTCCTGCGGGCGATGGATAACCTGCGTGAGCGCGGGGTTATCTTCTCCTTCAGTGCTACAGCTACAGCCCATAATATCGAGGTCATCACCAGTGATGAATTCATTGACCTGATGATTGGGAAGGGGGCGACCTACGGCTGGTATTTCTCCTATATTCCAATTGGGCGATCCCCCGACCTGAACTATATGCCCACACCCGCACAGCGCAACCAGCTGCGTGCTGCTGTCAATCGCATCAGGACAACGAAGCCCATTATGGTGGCCGATTTCTGGAACGACGGGGCTCTGACCGGGGGCTGCATCTCAGCCGGCCGTTGTTACCTGCACATCAACAACCGGGGTGACATAGAACCCTGTGTCTTCTGCCACTTCGCTACGCACAACATAAAAGAGACCACGCTGATGGAGGCTCTTGCTTCTCCCTTCTTTGTCGGTTTGAGGTCATTGCAGCCGTTCAACCATAACCATTTGCGGCCGTGTCCCTTGATCGATAACCCAAAGGCGATGCGCTTCGCCGTACAAAAGTGGGGCGCTTATCCCACTCATCCAGGGGCGGAAAGCCTGGTAAGGGAGCTCAGCGATGGGCTGGATAAGTATTCCGCCGGCTTAGAGAGGGTTTATAACCCAGTCTGGCATGAGAAATATAACTGGGCCGAAGACTGGCTGGACCCTGATCTGAAGGACAAGAGCAAGGGCTTCCGTGAGGAGCTGATCGCACCGACCGACGTGGCCGCTTCCTGA
- a CDS encoding ABC transporter permease: MTLKQRELLFEFARISGVILFSLLIGFVITLLVSKQPLAAFESFLLGPFSRLNRFGNWIEESITLTFTGLAVALVFQAKQFSIGAEGQLYLGALAAGIVGLFINVPAVFHISLALLAAGAAGYLWGFIPGYLKAHLNANEIVSTLMLNAIAIQIYNLLLTYWLKPPYAGYTVSNFFSESAILPNLVPETRISLSLFLAIAAVFLVYYLLYRTTLGYEIRMTGANIKFASYGGINTTRVIILSMAVSGIIAGLAGAALAMGIHKRLILNISMGYGFEGIVVSLLARNHPLAVPFAALFYGYLRTGADVMERSSDVAREIVSVIQAIIILLVTAESFLSFLKRRIALKEPKLDVS, from the coding sequence CGTTATTACTCTGCTGGTGAGCAAGCAGCCGCTGGCGGCCTTTGAGTCCTTCCTTCTGGGGCCCTTTAGCCGGCTCAACCGCTTTGGAAACTGGATTGAGGAAAGCATCACCCTCACCTTCACCGGCTTAGCGGTGGCGTTGGTCTTTCAAGCCAAGCAGTTCAGCATCGGCGCCGAAGGGCAGCTCTACCTGGGTGCGTTGGCCGCGGGGATCGTGGGACTCTTTATCAATGTACCAGCGGTTTTCCACATCTCCCTGGCCCTCCTGGCTGCTGGGGCAGCGGGTTACCTGTGGGGCTTCATACCAGGCTATCTCAAGGCCCATCTTAACGCCAATGAGATCGTCTCTACCCTGATGCTCAACGCCATAGCCATCCAGATCTACAACCTTTTGCTCACCTATTGGCTCAAGCCACCCTACGCAGGGTATACTGTTTCTAACTTTTTTTCAGAATCGGCGATCTTGCCTAACCTGGTCCCGGAGACGCGGATTTCGCTCTCCCTTTTCCTGGCCATAGCCGCGGTCTTTCTCGTATACTATTTGCTTTATCGCACGACCTTGGGCTATGAGATTCGCATGACCGGTGCCAATATCAAGTTCGCCAGCTATGGGGGAATCAATACAACCAGGGTGATCATCCTGTCCATGGCTGTGAGCGGCATCATCGCCGGCCTGGCGGGGGCAGCCCTAGCCATGGGTATCCATAAACGGCTAATATTGAACATCTCTATGGGCTATGGATTCGAGGGCATCGTGGTATCCCTGTTGGCCCGCAATCATCCCCTGGCCGTGCCCTTCGCCGCCCTCTTTTACGGGTACCTCCGCACTGGAGCGGATGTTATGGAGCGCAGTTCCGACGTGGCCCGGGAGATCGTGAGCGTGATTCAGGCGATCATCATTTTATTGGTTACCGCTGAGTCCTTCCTATCCTTCTTGAAACGTAGAATAGCTTTGAAGGAGCCCAAATTAGATGTCTCCTGA
- a CDS encoding MoaD/ThiS family protein has protein sequence MKISIRLFGDLRRFLAPGQDTLEVVLSEGSTVHDLIRTLNLPHGEIWVVSINGTLATREQDLKDGDKVEIFAPVGGG, from the coding sequence GTGAAGATTAGCATCAGGCTGTTTGGTGATCTCCGCCGTTTCCTGGCACCCGGACAGGATACCCTGGAGGTCGTCCTGAGTGAGGGGTCTACCGTCCATGACCTCATTCGTACCCTCAACTTGCCCCACGGCGAGATCTGGGTCGTCAGTATCAACGGCACTCTGGCCACGAGAGAGCAAGATCTCAAGGATGGCGATAAAGTTGAGATATTCGCCCCCGTTGGTGGTGGATAG
- a CDS encoding ABC transporter permease, which yields MSPEVILTSIFSAAFAFSVLRITTPILLAALGGLLSELAGVINVALEGMMLTAAFVGVVISAYAQDAWLGLLAGVVSAMFMAVALAYFHLNLKADLILAGLAMNILASGATVFLLFALTHDKGFSNALKSLSLPSIKIPILAEIPILGDILSGHNVITYVAFALVAVVWVLLYRTALGVHIRAVGESPDAAASVGIDVIRIKYIALILSGLFSGIGGVNLSMGYMNFFQRDMTAGRGFIALAAVFLGDRNPIGTLLASLVFGFADALSNQLGSLKIPPQLVLMIPYLATIIALAVYAQRKKAIAVEKARKFREKMVQEAAVVRKPRAASEEL from the coding sequence ATGTCTCCTGAAGTCATCTTGACCAGCATCTTCAGCGCGGCCTTCGCCTTCAGCGTGCTGCGCATCACTACCCCTATCTTGCTGGCGGCCTTGGGGGGACTCCTCTCTGAACTGGCCGGGGTTATCAACGTGGCCCTGGAGGGGATGATGCTGACGGCGGCCTTCGTGGGGGTGGTCATCAGCGCCTACGCTCAGGATGCCTGGCTCGGGCTATTGGCCGGGGTCGTGTCGGCCATGTTTATGGCCGTGGCCCTGGCTTATTTCCACCTGAACCTCAAGGCCGACCTCATCCTGGCTGGCCTGGCCATGAACATCCTGGCCTCCGGAGCAACGGTGTTCCTGCTCTTCGCCCTCACCCATGACAAGGGTTTCTCGAATGCCCTGAAGAGCCTTTCTCTGCCCAGCATCAAGATCCCGATTTTGGCTGAAATCCCTATCCTGGGGGACATCCTCTCCGGCCATAACGTGATCACCTACGTTGCTTTCGCCCTGGTGGCCGTGGTGTGGGTTCTCCTCTATCGGACTGCCCTGGGGGTCCACATTCGGGCGGTAGGCGAGAGCCCAGATGCAGCCGCTTCAGTGGGCATTGATGTTATCCGCATCAAATACATCGCCCTGATCCTGAGTGGACTCTTCAGCGGTATCGGCGGGGTGAATCTTTCCATGGGATATATGAACTTCTTCCAACGGGATATGACCGCTGGCCGTGGGTTTATCGCCCTGGCCGCTGTTTTTCTGGGTGACCGCAACCCTATAGGTACCCTGCTAGCCTCGTTGGTCTTTGGCTTCGCTGATGCCCTTTCCAACCAGCTGGGCTCCCTGAAGATTCCGCCCCAGCTGGTGCTGATGATCCCCTATCTGGCCACTATTATCGCCCTGGCCGTGTATGCCCAACGGAAGAAGGCCATAGCTGTGGAGAAGGCCCGTAAGTTCCGGGAGAAGATGGTTCAGGAGGCGGCTGTGGTGAGGAAGCCGCGGGCCGCGAGCGAAGAGCTGTAA
- a CDS encoding zinc-ribbon domain-containing protein translates to MNKPKEEEICRCPYCDLPTVSPHPPFCTHCGVQLRFCPHCQSAVPREATSCSHCGASLT, encoded by the coding sequence ATGAACAAACCCAAAGAAGAAGAGATCTGTCGTTGTCCCTACTGCGACCTTCCCACCGTTTCTCCCCACCCTCCCTTCTGCACCCATTGCGGCGTGCAATTACGCTTCTGCCCCCATTGTCAGTCAGCCGTTCCCCGCGAGGCCACCTCCTGTAGCCACTGCGGCGCTAGCCTTACTTGA